The sequence TTTCGAAGGTCGCTGTTTACCGTGATGAAGATGGAATCGTGCATGAACGTTCAGCCGTGTGCCCACACCTCGGGGGGATCATCGGTTGGAATAAATCGGAGAAGACCTGGGATTGTCCGTGTCACGGTTCAAGATTCGACTGCTATGGCCGGGTCATTACCGGACCAGCGAACAGTGACCTTGAGAGCGTGAAAGAAGACTAGGAGGATGAACGTAAAGAGCACTGCAAAGGCGCGAGCCGCAAGGTCGTGTTCAGCCACGGCTGCCCGTGTTGATGAGGAACAGACTTTTTGGACACGGCTTCTCAATCATGATATGGATGAACTTCATGGTATCTTTTTCGGTTTGCGAAAAAAGAGTATTTGAAATCGCCATTTGATTGATTTGATTAATATATTGAGACGAAATCCGGCTTCAAAATCTCCTTCACATGTAAGCTGGTTTGGTCTTTTTGCAACAGGCTTACAACGCAGACAAAACGAAAATGATCAACTCCGACACCAATGCTTCCGCGCCTTCCTCCTTTACAGGCTTGAAAAGACCCTTGCTGGGGATCGCGGCAGGTATTGTGTTCGTCGGCCTCGTCCTCGTAGTGCTCGTTTATTTCGATCTTCACGAGCAGTTGGTCGTCTTGCTGGAATGGATAGACACGCAGGGTGCCATGGCGGCAGTCTACTTCATCCTGCTGATGGCGGCGGTGGTGGTGCTGTTGTTGCCGGGGATATTCCTGACCACAGGCGCCGGCTTTGTGTTCGGTCTCATCGAGGGAACCGTGCTGGTCGTGGCGGGTACTGTCCTCGGTGCGTCCCTGGCCTTCCTGATCGCGCGCCACCTGTTTGGCGAGCGCGCCTCGCGGTTCATCCTCAGGCGCAGCAATCTGCAGGTCGTCAGCGACGAGATGGCGCGGCACGACTTCAAAGTCGTCATGCTCACAAGGCTGATTCCGTTCTTTCCGGGCAAGATTTCCAATTATTTCTTCGGTCTGACAAAGTTCACCTTCAAGGGCTTCGTGCTGGGCTCGCTCATCGGTTTCATTCCGTTTTCGCTGCACAATGTCTACCTGGGCTCGATCGCCGCCGACCTGGCAAGCCTGAGCCGGGGCGAGGTGGAGCGTTCGCCGCTACAGTGGGCTTTTTATGGCCTGGGGTTCGTCGCGACGATCGTTGCGCTGCTCTATTTTAACAATCTGGCGCGGCGGGCTCTGGCGGCGTATTCGCAGGAAAGCGGCAAAGCGGGGACAGAAACCAAGGACAGCTCATGAAATTTTCGAAATGGACCTTTTGGCAATACCTCATCACGCGCGCCGCTCGCCGCCAGGGATTCCTGGATCCGATCGAACTGCTCGCGCGATTGCGCAGTTTCGCGCAGCCCTCCGAAGTGGGCGAGCCGGTCGAGCTCTTGCGTGCCGGCGTCGTGTTCCATGCGCGCGGCCTGATCAACAGCCGCGTGATCCAGTACAACCTGGACTGGGTGTGGCCTTACTGGGTCGAGCGCCAGTTCAATCCGAAAGACGAATCATTCATTCCACGCGCATTTTCGGTTTCGCATATCAATCTTACCCATCGCAACTGGACCGCGCTCGGTTATCCCGACTGTGAGGAATTTCCGCTGGTCGATCCGTGCGGCCTCCTGACGCCTTGCCTGGATGGCTGGTCGCTCGATGGCTGGGTCTGTACGGAAGAGGGGGGCAACCTGTTTCCATCGCGAACCCTGGACGCCACCCAGCGGCAGGACCTGTCCAGCGGCCTGACGATCACGACACGGGTCCGGCAGGGGGGGCTGCTGCTTATCAGTACGGCGAGCGTCGAACTCGAGGACGGCAGGCCGGTGTGCGTGCTGACGCTGATGGGCCGGGCCGACACGCCGGCCTGGCTGGTGCTCGCCTTGCGCCCGGCCAATACGGAAGGGATCAGCTTCATCAATGATGTGGTTCTTTCCCCCGATCGCCAGGCCTGGGTCGTGAACGACGAACAGAGCGTCGCGTTCAGTGCTCCGGCGGAGCGCCATCTGGTCTCCGACTATGGCAATGGCGATGTCGCGCTCCATTTGAAGCAGGCCTATGCCGGCGCGGAACTCGATGAGCGAGGCGAGGGCAGCTGCGACCGCGGCATGGTTACGGCGGCCGCGCTGTTCGCGATACCCGAAGGCGGCGAAAGGGTTGTGACTGCCCGTATTCCACTCTCGCACACGTCAACGGCATCCGTACTGGCGGAGAATGCCTGGCCGGACCTGCGTGCAAGCGCGTGCACGCTGCAGTGCCCTGATCGCACGTATCAGGAGCTCTATGACGCGGCGATCACGTCGCTCATTCTGCATTCACCGGGCGATGTGTATCCGGGTCCATCGACCTACAGGCGTTTCTGGTTTCGCGATGCCGTCTACATCATTCATGCCCTGCTCTGTGTAGGTCTGGAAACGCGTGCAACACGCGCGCTGAGCCGCTTTCCCGAGCGGCAAACCCCACTCGGCTATTTTCGTTCGCAGGAAGGCGAGTGGGATTCCAACGGCGAGGTCCTGTGGATCCTGCACCGCTATCAGCAACTCACGGGCAAGAAACTGACCGCCGACTGGCACAACGTGATCGCACGCGGCGCGCGCTGGATCATGCGCAAGCGGCTTTCCGGCACGCTCGATGCGCCACATGCGGGCCTGCTGCCGGCCGGTTTCAGTGCCGAGCACCTCGGTCCGAACGATTATTACTACTGGGACGACTTCTGGGGCATCGCCGGGCTGCAGTGCGCCGGTGAATTGGTCCGCAGCCAGGATGCAGGCATGGCCGCCGAGTTCGCGCACGCCGCCGACGATTTCGCCGCGGCGGTGGACCGCAGCCTGGCTTCCTGCGCGCAGCGGCTGGGACGGCCGGGCATGCCGGCTTCGCCGTACCGGCGACTTGATTCCGGCGCCATCGGTTCGATCGTGTCCGGCTACCCCTTGCAGCTCCATGCGGCGGATGATCCACGACTGCTCGACTGCGCCGATTATCTGCTGAACGCCTGTTTCATCGATGGCGCTTTTTTTCAGGACATGATCCATTCCGGTCTGAACGCCTATCTGACCTTGCATGTGGCGCAGGTGTTGCTGCGCGCGGGCGACCCCCGGTACCAAGATCTGATGGACTCGGTGGCGGACCTGGCGACGTCGACGGGCCAATGGCCTGAAGCGATTCATCCGCAGACACGGGGTGGGTGCATGGGCGATGGCCATCATGTCTGGGCAGCGGCCGAATGGGTCCTCATGGTGCGCAATTGCTTTGTGCGCGAAGAGGGCGACCGTCTGATCCTGTGCTCGGGTATTGGCAAACGCTGGCTGCAGGAGGGCGGTCCCGTCGTGTTCGGCCCGGCTCCCACCTGCTTCGGACCGGTGTCCATTACCCTGCGTCCGCTCTCGGATGGCAGCGTCGAAATCGTCCTTAAGACGGCGTGGCACGCCCAGGAACCGGCCATCGATGTGCGCCTTCCCGGCCATAAGCCTGTCACGCTGGAACGCAATGCCGCCAACGTCATCCTGACAAGAGAGGAATCCTCTGCATGAACATAGCGTTACTCACCAAT is a genomic window of Desulfomicrobium baculatum DSM 4028 containing:
- a CDS encoding TVP38/TMEM64 family protein, with amino-acid sequence MINSDTNASAPSSFTGLKRPLLGIAAGIVFVGLVLVVLVYFDLHEQLVVLLEWIDTQGAMAAVYFILLMAAVVVLLLPGIFLTTGAGFVFGLIEGTVLVVAGTVLGASLAFLIARHLFGERASRFILRRSNLQVVSDEMARHDFKVVMLTRLIPFFPGKISNYFFGLTKFTFKGFVLGSLIGFIPFSLHNVYLGSIAADLASLSRGEVERSPLQWAFYGLGFVATIVALLYFNNLARRALAAYSQESGKAGTETKDSS